One window of Nocardioides dongkuii genomic DNA carries:
- a CDS encoding winged helix-turn-helix domain-containing protein: MLEVQEIRVDPEARRAWRGDDEVVLSRKEFDLVHALISRAGEVVTRDELMRDVWGTTFWTSSKTIDVHLGWVRRKLGDDTRHPHLITTIRGQGLRFETQGPVAQG; this comes from the coding sequence GTGTTGGAGGTGCAGGAGATCCGGGTCGACCCGGAGGCCCGTCGTGCGTGGCGGGGCGACGACGAGGTGGTGCTGTCGCGCAAGGAGTTCGACCTCGTGCACGCGCTCATCTCCCGCGCGGGCGAGGTCGTCACCCGCGACGAGCTGATGCGCGACGTGTGGGGGACGACGTTCTGGACGTCCTCGAAGACCATCGACGTGCACCTGGGCTGGGTGCGCCGCAAGCTCGGCGACGACACCCGCCACCCGCACCTGATCACCACGATCCGGGGCCAGGGCCTGCGGTTCGAGACGCAGGGTCCGGTCGCCCAGGGCTGA
- a CDS encoding CoA-binding protein, protein MAAPSTVSTTDWQDPDAVRFMLDECETWAVVGLSDDPSRTAYSIASLLQQRGKRIVPVHPKAPTVLGEQGYATLADVPFPIDVVDVFRRSEAAGEFADQAVAVGARAVWFQLGVIDEEAFARTTAAGVPMVMDTCPAMEWRR, encoded by the coding sequence ATGGCCGCCCCGAGCACCGTGAGCACCACCGACTGGCAGGACCCCGACGCCGTCCGCTTCATGCTGGACGAGTGCGAGACCTGGGCCGTCGTCGGCCTCTCCGACGACCCCAGCCGTACGGCGTACTCCATCGCCTCGCTGCTCCAGCAGCGCGGCAAGCGGATCGTCCCGGTGCACCCGAAGGCGCCCACGGTCCTGGGCGAGCAGGGGTACGCCACGCTCGCCGACGTCCCCTTCCCCATCGACGTCGTCGACGTCTTCCGGCGCTCGGAGGCGGCCGGCGAGTTCGCCGACCAGGCGGTCGCGGTGGGCGCCAGGGCGGTGTGGTTCCAGCTCGGCGTCATCGACGAGGAGGCGTTCGCGCGGACGACCGCCGCCGGCGTCCCGATGGTGATGGACACCTGCCCCGCGATGGAGTGGCGCCGGTAG
- a CDS encoding FAD binding domain-containing protein, whose translation MRELEYLRPTDAAEAVAAVTGHPGARFLAGGTNLVDHLRLGVATPELLVDVRRLPLDQVEEVETPDGPGLRIGANVRNSDLAADRRVRSLFPAVSRALLSGASGQIRHQATTAGNLLQRTRCVYFQDVTTPCNKREPGTGCSAIGGYDRYNAILGASEECVTVHPSDLAVGLAAVDATVVVLGPHGERRLPLTDLHRLPDDRPDEDTTLHHGDLITAVELTASPMVRASTYYKARDRASYAFALVSVGAALELAEDGTVADVRIAWGGVAHKPWRARRAEDALRGRPLTEDAVRAAAEEELADADASAGAAYKVPMVRNATAMVLTRLAREATR comes from the coding sequence ATGAGGGAGCTGGAGTACCTCCGCCCGACCGACGCCGCCGAGGCGGTCGCGGCTGTCACCGGTCACCCGGGCGCCCGCTTCCTGGCCGGGGGCACCAACCTCGTCGACCACCTCCGGCTCGGCGTCGCGACGCCGGAGCTGCTCGTCGACGTGCGCCGGCTCCCCCTCGACCAGGTCGAGGAGGTCGAGACGCCGGACGGGCCCGGCCTGCGGATCGGCGCCAACGTCCGCAACAGCGACCTGGCCGCCGACCGGCGGGTGCGCTCCCTTTTCCCCGCGGTCTCGCGGGCCCTGCTCTCCGGCGCCTCGGGGCAGATCCGTCACCAGGCCACCACCGCCGGCAACCTGCTGCAGCGCACCCGCTGCGTGTACTTCCAGGACGTCACGACGCCCTGCAACAAGCGCGAGCCCGGCACCGGCTGCTCGGCGATCGGCGGCTACGACCGCTACAACGCGATCCTCGGCGCCAGCGAGGAGTGCGTGACCGTGCACCCCTCCGACCTCGCGGTCGGCCTGGCCGCGGTGGACGCGACGGTGGTGGTCCTCGGCCCGCACGGGGAGCGCCGCCTCCCGCTGACCGACCTGCACCGGCTGCCCGACGACCGCCCCGACGAGGACACCACGCTCCACCACGGCGACCTGATCACCGCGGTCGAGCTGACCGCGTCCCCGATGGTGCGGGCCTCGACGTACTACAAGGCGCGCGACCGGGCGTCGTACGCCTTCGCGCTGGTCTCGGTCGGCGCCGCCCTCGAGCTCGCCGAGGACGGGACCGTCGCCGACGTGCGGATCGCGTGGGGCGGCGTGGCCCACAAGCCCTGGCGCGCCCGCCGGGCGGAGGACGCGCTGCGCGGCCGGCCGCTCACCGAGGACGCCGTGCGCGCGGCCGCCGAGGAGGAGCTCGCCGACGCGGACGCCAGCGCCGGCGCCGCCTACAAGGTGCCGATGGTCCGCAACGCGACCGCCATGGTGCTGACCCGACTGGCCCGGGAGGCCACCCGATGA
- a CDS encoding xanthine dehydrogenase family protein molybdopterin-binding subunit, translating to MTELRPEPITARAMGRDLGRVDGREKVTGRAVYAAEHAAAATDPLHLALVTSRIARGRVTAIDARAALAHPGVVSVLDHTSAPRLAQTDNGELAILQDDVVQYRGQIVAVVLAESSESAREGAALVEVAYAEEPHEAELREDNATYRPDEVNAGMETDTEEGDVDAALAEADVVLEATYRTPYEHNNPMEPHALVAHWDPDAELLTLDDSTQGVFGVVSALAPMLGLEPAQIRVRAAYVGGGFGSKGEVHSPEMAAALAALSMPGRPVVLAVTRQQMFSLTGYRTATISHFRLGARADGTLLAIEHAVQEQTSKAREFAEQTASPTRMMYAAPHRRTSHRLARLDVAVPSWMRAPGEMPGMYAHEVAMDELAEACGIDPIVLRERNEPAIDPETGNPWNDRRLLECLRSGAERFGWADRPAEPRATLDGDWWVGTGVAAATYPAMRMPGNTARVRSLDGDRYEVAIGAVDIGTGARTVLTQIAADALAVETARIELLIADSTLPSASTAGGSSGTSSWGSAIAAAAQQFRADHGEDPDPGLHTLASPAANPHAETHALHSFGAVFAETRVNRWTGEVRMSRLYGLYSVGRVINPATARSQFLGALVMGLSAALHEESHRDPRFGHVVTQDLATYHVATHADVRGIEAEWLDEEDHLVTPMGSRGVGEIGIVGTAAAIANATYHATGVRVRELPLSPDHFVS from the coding sequence ATGACCGAGCTGCGCCCCGAGCCGATCACCGCCCGCGCGATGGGCCGCGACCTCGGCCGCGTCGACGGCCGGGAGAAGGTCACCGGCCGGGCGGTGTACGCCGCCGAGCACGCGGCCGCCGCGACCGACCCCCTGCACCTCGCGCTGGTCACCTCCCGGATCGCCCGCGGCCGGGTGACCGCGATCGACGCCCGGGCCGCGCTGGCGCACCCGGGCGTGGTCTCGGTGCTCGACCACACCAGCGCGCCCCGGCTCGCGCAGACCGACAACGGCGAGCTGGCGATCCTGCAGGACGACGTCGTGCAGTACCGCGGCCAGATCGTCGCCGTCGTCCTCGCCGAGTCCTCGGAGTCCGCACGGGAGGGGGCGGCGCTGGTCGAGGTCGCCTACGCCGAGGAGCCGCACGAGGCCGAGCTCCGCGAGGACAACGCGACCTACCGCCCCGACGAGGTCAACGCGGGGATGGAGACCGACACCGAGGAGGGCGACGTCGACGCCGCCCTGGCCGAGGCCGACGTGGTCCTCGAGGCGACCTACCGCACGCCGTACGAGCACAACAACCCGATGGAGCCGCACGCCCTGGTCGCCCACTGGGACCCCGACGCGGAGCTGCTCACCCTCGACGACTCGACCCAGGGCGTGTTCGGCGTGGTCTCCGCGCTGGCCCCGATGCTGGGCCTGGAGCCCGCGCAGATCCGGGTCCGGGCGGCGTACGTCGGCGGCGGCTTCGGCAGCAAGGGCGAGGTGCACAGCCCCGAGATGGCGGCCGCGCTCGCGGCGCTGAGCATGCCCGGGCGTCCGGTCGTGCTGGCCGTGACCCGGCAGCAGATGTTCTCGCTCACCGGCTACCGCACCGCGACCATCTCCCACTTCCGGCTCGGGGCGCGGGCCGACGGCACGCTGCTCGCGATCGAGCACGCCGTGCAGGAGCAGACCTCGAAGGCGCGCGAGTTCGCCGAGCAGACCGCGTCCCCGACCCGGATGATGTACGCCGCCCCGCACCGCCGCACCAGCCACCGGCTGGCCCGGCTCGACGTCGCCGTGCCGTCGTGGATGCGCGCGCCGGGCGAGATGCCCGGGATGTACGCCCACGAGGTCGCCATGGACGAGCTCGCGGAGGCCTGCGGGATCGACCCGATCGTGCTGCGCGAGCGCAACGAGCCCGCGATCGACCCCGAGACGGGGAACCCGTGGAACGACCGGCGGCTGCTCGAGTGCCTGCGCAGCGGAGCAGAGCGGTTCGGCTGGGCGGACCGACCGGCGGAGCCGCGGGCGACCCTCGACGGCGACTGGTGGGTCGGCACCGGCGTGGCCGCCGCGACGTACCCCGCCATGCGGATGCCGGGCAACACCGCCCGGGTGCGCTCGCTCGACGGCGACCGCTACGAGGTGGCGATCGGCGCCGTCGACATCGGCACCGGGGCGCGCACCGTGCTCACCCAGATCGCCGCCGACGCGCTCGCGGTGGAGACCGCGCGGATCGAGCTGCTGATCGCCGACTCCACGCTGCCGTCCGCCTCGACGGCGGGCGGCTCGTCCGGCACCAGCTCGTGGGGGTCGGCCATCGCGGCCGCAGCCCAGCAGTTCCGCGCCGACCACGGCGAGGACCCCGACCCGGGCCTGCACACGCTGGCCTCCCCCGCCGCCAACCCGCACGCCGAGACCCACGCGCTGCACTCCTTCGGCGCGGTCTTCGCCGAGACGCGGGTCAACCGCTGGACCGGCGAGGTCCGGATGTCGAGGCTCTACGGCCTCTACTCCGTGGGTCGCGTGATCAACCCGGCGACCGCGCGCTCGCAGTTCCTCGGCGCGCTGGTCATGGGGCTGTCGGCGGCGCTGCACGAGGAGTCCCACCGGGACCCGCGCTTCGGCCACGTCGTCACCCAGGACCTCGCGACCTACCACGTCGCGACGCACGCCGACGTCCGCGGGATCGAGGCGGAGTGGCTCGACGAGGAGGACCACTTGGTCACCCCGATGGGCTCGCGCGGGGTGGGCGAGATCGGCATCGTCGGCACCGCCGCGGCGATCGCCAACGCGACGTACCACGCCACCGGCGTCCGGGTCCGTGAGCTGCCGCTCAGCCCCGACCACTTCGTGTCCTGA
- a CDS encoding acyl-CoA dehydrogenase family protein has translation MSTDFPLYGLSEEHQAIRAAVRAVAEAKIAPYAAEVDEQARYPQEAADALRALDFHAPHVPEEYGGAGADALATCLVIEEVARVDVSASLIPAVNKLGSLPVQIGGGEQIKKTYLTRLAAGVGGFSYCLSEPEAGSDAVAMRTRAVRDGDDWVLDGTKRWITNAGVSEYYTVLAVTDPTQRSRGISAFVVEKSDPGVSFGAPEKKLGIKGSPTREVYLDRVRIPGDRLIGEVGRGFEYAMKTLDHTRVTIAAQAVGVAQGALDHALAYAQERQQFGKPISDFQGLQFLLADMGMKVEAARQMTYAAAGRSERGDADLTFFGAAAKCFASDVAMEVTTNAVQVLGGYGYTRDYPLERMMRDAKITQIYEGTNQVQRIVMARQLLAGVQSEL, from the coding sequence ATGAGCACCGATTTCCCGCTGTACGGGCTGTCCGAGGAGCACCAGGCGATCCGCGCGGCAGTCCGTGCGGTCGCGGAGGCCAAGATCGCGCCGTACGCCGCCGAGGTGGACGAGCAGGCGCGGTACCCCCAGGAGGCCGCCGACGCGCTGCGGGCGCTCGACTTCCACGCCCCGCACGTCCCCGAGGAGTACGGCGGCGCCGGGGCGGACGCGCTCGCGACCTGCCTGGTCATCGAGGAGGTCGCCCGCGTCGACGTGTCGGCCTCGCTGATCCCCGCGGTCAACAAGCTCGGCTCGCTCCCGGTGCAGATCGGCGGCGGCGAGCAGATCAAGAAGACCTACCTGACCCGCCTCGCCGCCGGCGTCGGCGGGTTCTCCTACTGCCTCTCCGAGCCCGAGGCCGGCTCGGACGCCGTGGCGATGCGCACCCGTGCCGTCCGCGACGGCGACGACTGGGTGCTCGACGGCACCAAGCGCTGGATCACCAACGCCGGCGTCTCGGAGTACTACACGGTGCTCGCCGTCACCGACCCCACGCAGCGCTCGCGCGGCATCTCGGCGTTCGTCGTGGAGAAGTCGGACCCGGGCGTCTCCTTCGGCGCCCCCGAGAAGAAGCTCGGCATCAAGGGCTCCCCGACCCGCGAGGTCTACCTCGACCGGGTCCGGATCCCCGGCGACCGGCTGATCGGCGAGGTGGGCCGCGGGTTCGAGTACGCCATGAAGACCCTCGACCACACCCGCGTGACCATCGCCGCCCAGGCGGTCGGCGTCGCGCAGGGCGCGCTCGACCACGCGCTCGCCTACGCGCAGGAGCGCCAGCAGTTCGGCAAGCCGATCAGCGACTTCCAGGGCCTGCAGTTCCTGCTCGCCGACATGGGCATGAAGGTCGAGGCCGCCCGCCAGATGACGTACGCCGCGGCGGGGCGCTCCGAGCGCGGCGACGCCGACCTGACCTTCTTCGGCGCGGCCGCGAAGTGCTTCGCCTCCGACGTCGCCATGGAGGTCACCACGAACGCCGTCCAGGTGCTCGGTGGCTACGGCTACACCCGCGACTACCCGCTGGAGCGGATGATGCGCGACGCCAAGATCACCCAGATCTACGAGGGCACCAACCAGGTGCAGCGGATCGTGATGGCCCGCCAGTTGCTGGCGGGGGTGCAGAGCGAGCTCTAG
- a CDS encoding FadR/GntR family transcriptional regulator, which translates to MAIHQPRLAEIVAASLRDRILSGDLPPNSELPRQELLMEQFGVGKPALREALRVLEAEGLLTIRRGNQGGATVHAPHERNAAYAVGMILQSRNVTVRDLRNAVTGIEPVCVGLCAAREDRHEVVLPVLRAAQARIVESLDDEYLFTETSREFHELMVKNCGNETLIAIAGSLVTLWSTQELAWARDATDTGEFPSRAEREKGVKAHDNLLDFIEAGSVDDAQRQARRHLAASRLYQLDSGTDRVVELSFSRRG; encoded by the coding sequence ATGGCGATCCATCAGCCGCGCCTCGCTGAGATCGTCGCGGCGAGCCTGCGGGACCGGATCCTGTCCGGGGACCTGCCGCCGAACAGCGAGCTCCCCCGGCAGGAGCTGCTCATGGAGCAGTTCGGCGTCGGCAAGCCCGCCCTGCGCGAGGCGCTCCGGGTGCTCGAGGCCGAGGGCCTGCTCACCATCCGGCGCGGCAACCAGGGCGGGGCGACCGTGCACGCCCCGCACGAGCGCAACGCGGCCTACGCGGTCGGGATGATCCTGCAGTCGCGCAACGTGACGGTCCGCGACCTGCGCAATGCCGTGACCGGGATCGAGCCGGTGTGCGTCGGGCTCTGCGCTGCGCGCGAGGACCGGCACGAGGTCGTGCTTCCCGTGCTCAGGGCGGCGCAGGCCCGGATCGTGGAGTCACTGGACGACGAGTACCTCTTCACCGAGACCTCGCGGGAGTTCCACGAGCTGATGGTCAAGAACTGCGGCAACGAGACCCTGATCGCGATCGCCGGCTCCCTGGTCACGCTCTGGTCCACCCAGGAGCTGGCCTGGGCACGCGACGCGACCGACACCGGAGAGTTCCCCAGCCGCGCGGAACGGGAGAAGGGCGTCAAGGCCCACGACAACCTGCTCGACTTCATCGAGGCCGGCAGCGTCGACGACGCACAGCGACAGGCGCGGCGGCACCTGGCCGCCAGTCGCCTCTACCAGCTGGACTCGGGCACCGACCGGGTGGTCGAGCTGTCGTTCTCACGACGCGGCTGA
- a CDS encoding 5-(carboxyamino)imidazole ribonucleotide synthase: protein MPDAAPTLAVIGGGQLARMMAQPANAMGLPLRLLAEAEGVSAAQVVPDHVVGDYRDLETLRRVTDGCAVVTFDHEHVPTDHLHALEADGVAVRPGPGALVHAQDKGVMRERLAELGVPCPRNALVADVAEVEAFGFPCVLKTTRGGYDGKGVWFVGSAAECAEPFRVAAESGVRLLAEERVDFRRELSALVARSPSGQAAAYPVVWSTQRDGICHEVVAPAPDLDPALAGQAQEVALRIAGALDVTGILAVELFETTDGRILVNELAMRPHNTGHWTQDGAVTSQFENHLRAVLDLPLGSPAPRARWTVMVNILGGEHPEVGRLYDGYPHALARDPYLRVHLYGKDLRPGRKVGHVNAYGDDLEDCLERARHAAAWFRGDLGNESE, encoded by the coding sequence GTGCCCGACGCCGCTCCCACCCTCGCCGTCATCGGCGGCGGCCAGCTGGCCCGGATGATGGCCCAGCCCGCCAACGCGATGGGCCTCCCGCTCCGTCTCCTGGCCGAGGCCGAGGGCGTGTCCGCGGCGCAGGTCGTGCCCGACCACGTGGTGGGCGACTACCGCGACCTCGAGACCCTGCGGAGGGTCACCGACGGCTGCGCGGTGGTCACCTTCGACCACGAGCACGTGCCGACCGACCACCTGCACGCGCTGGAGGCCGACGGGGTCGCGGTGCGGCCCGGCCCGGGGGCGCTCGTGCACGCCCAGGACAAGGGCGTGATGCGCGAGCGGCTCGCCGAGCTCGGCGTCCCGTGCCCGCGCAACGCCCTGGTGGCCGACGTCGCCGAGGTCGAGGCGTTCGGCTTCCCCTGCGTCCTGAAGACCACGCGCGGCGGGTACGACGGCAAGGGCGTGTGGTTCGTGGGCTCCGCGGCGGAGTGCGCCGAGCCGTTCCGCGTCGCGGCGGAGTCCGGCGTGCGCCTGCTGGCCGAGGAGCGGGTCGACTTCCGCCGCGAGCTGTCCGCCCTCGTCGCGCGCTCCCCGAGCGGCCAGGCCGCGGCGTACCCCGTCGTCTGGAGCACGCAGCGCGACGGGATCTGCCACGAGGTCGTGGCGCCCGCGCCCGACCTGGACCCCGCGCTGGCGGGGCAGGCCCAGGAGGTGGCGCTGCGGATCGCCGGCGCGCTCGACGTCACCGGCATCCTCGCCGTCGAGCTGTTCGAGACCACCGACGGCCGGATCCTGGTCAACGAGCTCGCGATGCGCCCGCACAACACCGGCCACTGGACCCAGGACGGCGCGGTCACCTCGCAGTTCGAGAACCACCTGCGCGCGGTCCTGGACCTGCCGCTCGGGTCGCCGGCGCCGCGGGCCCGCTGGACGGTGATGGTCAACATCCTCGGCGGCGAGCACCCCGAGGTCGGCCGGCTCTACGACGGGTACCCGCACGCGCTGGCCCGCGACCCGTACCTCCGGGTGCACCTGTACGGCAAGGACCTGCGCCCCGGGCGCAAGGTCGGCCACGTCAACGCCTACGGCGACGACCTCGAGGACTGCCTGGAGCGGGCGCGGCACGCCGCCGCCTGGTTCCGCGGCGACCTCGGCAACGAGAGCGAGTGA
- the purE gene encoding 5-(carboxyamino)imidazole ribonucleotide mutase, translating into MTSVGIVMGSDSDWPVMRAAGEALAEFDIAYEADVVSAHRMPEEMLAYGKEAAGRGLSVIIAGAGGAAHLPGMLAAVTPLPVIGVPVPLKHLDGLDSLLSIVQMPAGVPVATVAVGGARNAGLLAVRILAATDPALQQRMTDFQAELKATAQEKGATVRRDAAPRRLGF; encoded by the coding sequence ATGACCAGCGTGGGCATCGTGATGGGCTCCGACTCCGACTGGCCCGTGATGCGGGCGGCGGGGGAGGCGCTGGCCGAGTTCGACATCGCCTACGAGGCCGACGTGGTCTCCGCGCACCGGATGCCGGAGGAGATGCTCGCCTACGGCAAGGAGGCCGCCGGCCGCGGGCTGTCGGTGATCATCGCGGGCGCCGGCGGCGCGGCCCACCTGCCGGGCATGCTCGCCGCGGTCACCCCGCTGCCGGTGATCGGCGTGCCGGTGCCGCTCAAGCACCTCGACGGCCTCGACTCGCTGCTCTCGATCGTGCAGATGCCGGCGGGCGTCCCGGTGGCCACCGTGGCCGTCGGCGGGGCCCGCAACGCCGGGCTGCTCGCCGTCCGCATCCTGGCCGCCACGGACCCGGCGCTGCAGCAGCGGATGACCGACTTCCAGGCCGAGCTCAAGGCCACCGCCCAGGAGAAGGGCGCGACGGTCCGGCGGGACGCCGCGCCGCGCCGACTCGGGTTCTGA
- a CDS encoding heparan-alpha-glucosaminide N-acetyltransferase domain-containing protein, with amino-acid sequence MAGPSSRVRLVGLDVARCVALLGMVATHVLDERDPDGTLTLGQWLAGGRASALFAVLAGVTLALSTGGRTPVAGRERAARTVGIVVRALLVAVLGLALALADSGLAVILTYYGLLFCVGAVFVGLRTRALLVLAAAWVVVVPVLSHAVRPHLPERGYDSPAFDQLAEPGQLASELLLTGYYPVLPWVAYLLVGMALGRADLGSRRVQATLAGSGLALAVVATQVSHALTDRWPAIPGLPDEVATGTGGTTPADGPWSWLLVVAPHSATPFDLVQTIGSALLVIGGCLLLVGALPAVPREAVRVFFGAGTMTLTLYSLHVLLRTERLWPPEEPSAYVWHVLVLLGIGSAYAALRRPGPLERAVSAASRETAALVPR; translated from the coding sequence GTGGCGGGGCCGAGCAGCCGGGTACGGCTCGTCGGCCTCGACGTCGCGCGCTGCGTGGCCCTGCTCGGGATGGTCGCCACCCACGTCCTCGACGAGCGCGACCCCGACGGGACGCTGACTCTGGGTCAGTGGCTCGCGGGCGGCCGGGCCTCGGCCCTCTTCGCGGTGCTCGCCGGCGTCACCCTCGCGCTCTCCACGGGGGGTCGTACGCCGGTCGCGGGGCGCGAGCGCGCGGCCCGCACCGTCGGGATCGTGGTCCGCGCGCTGCTGGTCGCCGTCCTCGGGCTGGCCCTGGCGCTCGCCGACTCCGGCCTGGCGGTGATCCTGACCTACTACGGCCTGCTCTTCTGCGTCGGCGCCGTCTTCGTCGGGCTGCGGACGCGGGCGCTGCTGGTGCTGGCCGCGGCCTGGGTCGTGGTGGTCCCGGTGCTCTCGCACGCGGTGCGCCCGCACCTGCCCGAGCGCGGGTACGACAGCCCGGCGTTCGACCAGCTCGCCGAGCCCGGGCAGCTGGCCTCGGAGCTGCTGCTGACCGGCTACTACCCGGTGCTGCCGTGGGTCGCCTACCTGCTGGTCGGCATGGCCCTGGGCCGCGCCGACCTCGGCTCCCGGCGGGTGCAGGCGACGCTCGCCGGGTCCGGCCTGGCGCTGGCGGTGGTCGCCACCCAGGTCTCGCACGCGCTCACCGACCGGTGGCCCGCGATCCCGGGGCTGCCGGACGAGGTCGCCACCGGCACCGGCGGGACGACGCCGGCCGACGGTCCGTGGTCCTGGCTGCTGGTGGTGGCGCCGCACAGCGCGACGCCGTTCGACCTCGTGCAGACGATCGGCAGCGCGCTGCTGGTGATCGGGGGCTGCCTGCTGCTCGTCGGGGCGCTGCCCGCGGTCCCGCGCGAGGCGGTGCGGGTCTTCTTCGGCGCCGGCACGATGACGCTCACGCTCTACAGCCTGCACGTGCTGCTGCGCACCGAGCGGCTCTGGCCGCCCGAGGAGCCCTCGGCGTACGTCTGGCACGTGCTGGTGCTGCTCGGCATCGGCTCGGCGTACGCCGCCCTCCGGCGTCCCGGGCCGCTGGAGCGCGCGGTCAGCGCCGCGTCCCGCGAGACCGCCGCCCTGGTGCCTCGCTAG
- a CDS encoding acyl-CoA thioesterase, protein MTVTPGTPALHSLTFRLSYADTDPAGILYYGAWFPWMERMQSEWFYLNGLRQDQLLERHGFWSVTCHTECDYLVPVGLFDEIRIELRLGRVGGGSFDMVHQMVRTEDEVVVARALITLVTVSSDGSATPIPDVLREHLDRWAGASAAS, encoded by the coding sequence GTGACCGTGACCCCCGGCACGCCGGCCCTGCACTCGCTGACCTTCCGGCTCAGCTATGCCGACACCGACCCGGCCGGGATCCTCTACTACGGCGCGTGGTTCCCGTGGATGGAGCGGATGCAGAGCGAGTGGTTCTACCTCAACGGCCTGCGGCAGGACCAGCTCCTGGAGAGGCACGGCTTCTGGTCGGTCACCTGCCACACCGAGTGCGACTACCTGGTGCCGGTGGGTCTCTTCGACGAGATCCGCATCGAGCTGCGACTGGGCCGGGTGGGCGGGGGCTCCTTCGACATGGTGCACCAGATGGTGCGCACGGAGGACGAGGTCGTCGTCGCCCGGGCGCTCATCACCCTGGTGACCGTGTCCTCGGACGGCTCCGCGACACCGATTCCCGACGTGCTGCGCGAGCACCTGGACCGCTGGGCCGGTGCTTCAGCCGCGTCGTGA
- a CDS encoding 2Fe-2S iron-sulfur cluster-binding protein: MDAEITLTLDGERRTVTVDTRTTLLDAMRERLGVISPKKGCDHGQCGACTVLLDGRRHLTCLALAVSYDGAEVVTASGLAGDDLHPVQQAFLDHDGYQCGYCTPGQVCSAVGVLDEVRQGHPSHVTEDLDTDPELTDDEVRERMSGNLCRCGAYAGILAAVHQAAQETAGHSA; encoded by the coding sequence ATGGACGCCGAGATCACCCTCACCCTCGATGGCGAACGGCGGACCGTCACCGTCGACACCCGCACCACGCTGCTCGACGCGATGCGCGAGCGCCTCGGCGTCATCTCGCCGAAGAAGGGCTGCGACCACGGGCAGTGCGGGGCGTGCACGGTGCTGCTCGACGGCCGCCGCCACCTCACCTGCCTCGCGCTCGCGGTGTCGTACGACGGCGCGGAGGTGGTCACCGCGTCGGGGCTGGCGGGCGACGACCTGCACCCGGTGCAGCAGGCCTTCCTCGACCACGACGGCTACCAGTGCGGCTACTGCACCCCGGGCCAGGTGTGCTCGGCGGTCGGTGTCCTCGACGAGGTGCGCCAGGGGCATCCGAGCCACGTCACCGAGGACCTGGACACGGACCCCGAGCTGACCGACGACGAGGTCCGCGAGCGGATGAGCGGCAACCTGTGCCGCTGCGGCGCGTACGCCGGCATCCTGGCCGCCGTCCACCAGGCTGCCCAGGAGACTGCGGGGCACTCGGCATGA